In a genomic window of Anoxybacter fermentans:
- a CDS encoding DUF3794 domain-containing protein: protein MFEIFIMVGMMMGFILSNLYLLQHWYREAWQGAGMLGWLRSNSIGQRSSPTISREELEKQYIKVMQNNVNIFENLDTVQSFEGGEGLRKGDLKVEVENKIQNLLEGGRSMADVKQQTGIELVKVPVVIGENTIQQMFVTDLALNFCAIRVRDVEATIQDITATVINDKVIIQGLVYKQIFFVDENNVVRYQTENIPFSFFIDIPGAEPGMDVKVHPIIEHIKTDLLDGGCVLHQKIVVEFFVIVTDMQQIFVEVGEGPLVKLEKVVGENSVQTLVPSELKLPVPATKIIEISAQVQDIICEVIEDKVIVQGIVHKQIFFIGEDNIERHIGEDVSFSTFVDVPGAEAGQNYQVEPTIEFIKRELSEDGIILVQEVVLDIFVRVTENVQLNLVTGEDILLKVPEVINENVRQILLENTVQLPVPAIEIKEINATVIDVQSTIINDKVIIHGVVHKQIFFIDEDNIERHLAVDIPFSTFVEVPGAKPGMKADISPVIEFIKPELVAPSDILNQRIVIEIFVRVTQSTQISIPEVVVGPYGPGA, encoded by the coding sequence ATGTTTGAGATTTTTATCATGGTCGGAATGATGATGGGTTTTATATTAAGTAATTTATATTTATTACAGCACTGGTATAGAGAAGCCTGGCAGGGGGCCGGGATGTTGGGTTGGTTAAGATCTAACTCTATAGGTCAGCGAAGTTCACCAACTATTAGTAGAGAAGAGTTAGAGAAGCAATATATTAAAGTTATGCAAAATAATGTTAATATCTTCGAAAATTTAGATACTGTTCAATCTTTTGAAGGGGGGGAAGGGCTGAGAAAGGGGGATTTAAAAGTTGAAGTTGAAAATAAAATTCAAAATTTATTAGAAGGGGGGAGGAGTATGGCTGATGTTAAACAGCAAACGGGAATTGAATTGGTGAAGGTTCCTGTAGTGATTGGTGAAAATACGATTCAGCAAATGTTTGTCACAGATTTAGCATTAAACTTCTGTGCAATTAGAGTTCGGGATGTAGAAGCAACTATTCAGGATATTACTGCAACTGTAATTAATGATAAGGTAATCATCCAGGGGTTAGTATACAAACAAATATTTTTTGTAGATGAAAATAATGTGGTTCGTTATCAAACTGAAAACATTCCATTTAGCTTCTTTATCGATATTCCTGGTGCAGAACCGGGAATGGATGTTAAGGTTCATCCAATTATAGAACATATCAAAACAGATTTACTCGATGGGGGGTGTGTTCTTCATCAGAAGATTGTAGTGGAATTTTTCGTTATAGTAACAGATATGCAGCAAATCTTTGTTGAAGTAGGAGAAGGCCCGTTAGTAAAATTAGAAAAGGTAGTTGGAGAAAATTCCGTTCAAACTTTGGTTCCCAGTGAGTTGAAACTTCCAGTTCCAGCAACAAAGATTATAGAAATTAGTGCCCAGGTTCAGGATATTATCTGTGAAGTTATTGAAGATAAAGTAATTGTTCAGGGTATTGTTCATAAGCAAATATTCTTCATTGGTGAGGATAATATTGAACGTCACATAGGGGAAGATGTTTCATTTAGTACTTTTGTAGATGTTCCGGGAGCAGAAGCGGGTCAAAATTACCAGGTTGAACCAACTATAGAATTTATTAAACGGGAACTCAGTGAAGATGGAATTATCCTGGTTCAGGAAGTGGTACTTGATATTTTTGTCAGAGTTACTGAAAATGTTCAGTTAAACCTGGTAACCGGTGAAGATATTCTTCTCAAAGTTCCAGAAGTAATTAATGAAAATGTACGCCAGATTCTGTTGGAGAACACTGTTCAACTACCAGTTCCGGCAATTGAGATTAAAGAGATTAATGCAACTGTTATAGATGTTCAAAGTACAATTATCAATGATAAGGTAATTATTCATGGAGTTGTTCATAAGCAAATCTTCTTTATTGATGAAGACAATATCGAAAGACATTTAGCTGTAGATATACCATTTAGTACTTTTGTAGAAGTACCTGGTGCTAAACCGGGAATGAAAGCAGATATTAGTCCAGTTATAGAATTTATTAAACCTGAATTAGTTGCACCAAGTGATATCTTAAATCAAAGAATAGTCATTGAAATCTTCGTTAGAGTTACCCAGAGTACCCAAATTTCCATACCCGAAGTAGTTGTTGGTCCTTATGGTCCTGGCGCATAA
- a CDS encoding DUF3794 domain-containing protein has translation MESIFVEELVNLRHYRFDLDFELPLNLSSFSYPELSAKVKKIRQFLRPEGLMVNGMIAEELTFTRDGIREMMDHIFHFTYLIPGSDLMEANLLNFEIDLSIEQIDYHLIKKKGQVFLKQKIQMKLIFAEYHVKDHYKLEGLKKKSGIFQKKKGELEKSFLRIYPIQLPEDFFLLSKITGVIDKKKSEITQDGCFIDITCLFWGEYVTDQQKLGTFFFEKKEHFFIPKSDDLKGISDEAWVLIDLDDLVMEEGELVVLYHCQIKFFQKKEVNYYTGESSILPEGVEMKVVEVEQIGQPVYSTQMLEESIDLSDFNIEQVVDITGEFIRLKIEKVKKQLFISGDLEYIITYLDKDGIKRNHKWSRLVEQMIINETFLEDQRGYWQVEAVVEIPDFNIRDKRLSIKAVIDYQGIYHYLFREPVLTRVEGMGEGIKWEKFYLTEEVDRDQIVFPREEKVYLYRYASQILKIESRIKDWQIRFTERGWIIRGEVELTIYYLSENSERHHCQTFYFYRYIPLKKFIPGIQIHLTPRIKIVDHELLEDGSLVRVCCLVYLNYFLYQRKEHELVTDLKIKTAEWFRPVLKMGSVEQRLEERILLGQIEEVQELELNLRDYEVNLNSGVLRLDGEVDVKIKEKERVKIVPVQLEIKEKITLKGKYYNKIKVFPVIKGYEYHSHNNGQLHLSILMELSYRLIGMVNFC, from the coding sequence TTGGAATCCATCTTTGTAGAAGAATTGGTTAATCTTCGCCATTATAGATTTGATCTTGATTTTGAGCTGCCTCTAAACCTTTCATCATTTTCATATCCCGAACTCAGTGCAAAGGTTAAAAAAATACGTCAATTTCTGCGTCCGGAAGGATTGATGGTTAACGGAATGATTGCAGAAGAACTTACTTTTACCCGGGATGGTATCCGTGAAATGATGGATCATATTTTTCATTTCACGTACCTGATTCCTGGCTCTGATTTAATGGAGGCAAACCTATTGAATTTTGAGATTGATCTTTCCATTGAACAGATCGATTATCATCTTATCAAAAAGAAAGGACAGGTCTTCTTAAAGCAAAAAATACAAATGAAACTTATATTTGCTGAATATCATGTAAAAGATCATTATAAATTAGAAGGACTCAAGAAAAAATCCGGTATTTTTCAGAAAAAAAAGGGGGAATTAGAGAAGAGTTTCTTAAGAATTTATCCTATTCAATTACCTGAAGACTTCTTTCTCCTTTCAAAAATTACAGGGGTAATTGATAAGAAGAAAAGTGAAATAACTCAGGATGGCTGTTTTATAGATATTACTTGTTTGTTTTGGGGTGAGTATGTTACAGATCAGCAAAAATTAGGTACATTTTTTTTTGAGAAAAAAGAACATTTTTTTATTCCTAAGTCTGATGACTTAAAAGGAATTTCAGATGAAGCCTGGGTCTTAATTGATCTAGATGATCTGGTCATGGAGGAAGGTGAGCTAGTAGTATTATATCACTGTCAGATTAAATTTTTTCAAAAAAAAGAAGTTAATTACTATACAGGAGAATCGAGCATCTTACCTGAGGGTGTAGAGATGAAGGTAGTAGAAGTGGAACAGATTGGCCAACCAGTTTATTCTACTCAGATGTTAGAAGAAAGTATTGATTTATCCGATTTTAATATAGAACAGGTGGTTGATATAACGGGTGAGTTTATAAGATTAAAGATTGAAAAGGTTAAAAAACAGCTCTTTATAAGTGGAGATCTGGAATATATAATTACTTATCTGGACAAAGACGGTATTAAACGAAATCATAAGTGGTCAAGACTGGTAGAGCAGATGATAATTAATGAAACTTTTTTAGAAGATCAAAGGGGATACTGGCAAGTAGAAGCGGTGGTAGAGATTCCTGATTTTAATATTCGGGATAAAAGATTGAGTATTAAAGCAGTAATAGATTATCAAGGGATTTATCATTACCTATTTAGAGAACCTGTGCTAACCCGGGTTGAGGGAATGGGTGAAGGAATTAAGTGGGAGAAATTTTATCTGACAGAAGAAGTTGATAGGGATCAGATTGTTTTCCCGAGGGAAGAGAAGGTTTATTTATATAGGTATGCCAGTCAGATTCTTAAAATTGAGAGCAGAATCAAAGATTGGCAGATCAGGTTTACAGAAAGAGGATGGATAATTAGAGGTGAGGTAGAGTTAACTATATATTATCTGTCTGAAAACAGTGAAAGACACCATTGTCAAACTTTCTATTTCTATAGATATATTCCTTTAAAAAAATTTATCCCGGGTATTCAAATTCATCTTACACCCAGGATTAAGATAGTGGATCATGAGTTATTGGAGGATGGCAGTCTGGTCAGAGTATGTTGTCTGGTTTATCTTAACTACTTTCTTTATCAAAGGAAAGAACATGAGTTGGTTACTGATCTTAAGATAAAAACTGCTGAATGGTTTAGACCTGTTTTAAAGATGGGTAGTGTGGAGCAAAGATTGGAAGAACGGATTTTACTGGGTCAAATTGAAGAAGTTCAGGAGTTAGAATTAAATTTGCGGGATTATGAGGTTAATTTAAATAGTGGAGTATTAAGGTTGGATGGAGAAGTTGATGTTAAGATAAAAGAAAAAGAGAGAGTAAAAATAGTACCGGTTCAGCTTGAAATAAAAGAAAAAATAACATTAAAAGGTAAATATTATAATAAAATTAAAGTTTTTCCTGTAATAAAGGGATATGAATATCACTCTCATAATAATGGACAATTACATCTTTCTATTCTAATGGAACTTAGTTATCGCCTTATTGGTATGGTTAATTTTTGTTGA
- a CDS encoding DUF3794 and LysM peptidoglycan-binding domain-containing protein: MAIKFKEERIKAEVVIAREVVKDVVSGDIELRAHENDSQISEVLDVKAQVKDVKAIIVDGGVEINGVLNIDCLYNVEEVDEDHEESYLSIYQQNARIEFENFIDIPEAKSGMNIFLNIRVADITYEVLETDMLEVAVTLIKYCAVSDIRDIKCITGISGLPKEEIVEEQLRLEEWIGDETIRATVAKEVDFNYDFHEMDEVLAIVGEIVKTEYKTMENAVTCEGVIEVSILYRSNDDEEKLHYLDERIEFNHTLDLYGVEPGMIVYGNYKLTELSVQKMANDKIRIVGQVECYAKVTRPRRLTVVTDILNDMFDTERVTVLIEEMIGQNRVRDSIVHRINVPPTRPDVKGVLQCYSRIKDLTSMVNDGGVVVEGSIEGTAYYTAEEDYCNGEVTVCLKDYFDFDNYISIEDCEEGMDVYVEVEVKRTSCQVLNDRTLEMNVLLEKCVKVTSMVEIECVTDLVEISPIVEEPCPPSYIVYVVQKGDTLWKIARRYKVNLESLIEFNNIENPDKLEVGQKICIPKALIGAKG, translated from the coding sequence TTGGCTATCAAGTTTAAAGAAGAACGAATTAAGGCAGAAGTTGTTATTGCCCGGGAAGTGGTCAAGGATGTAGTTTCAGGGGATATTGAACTTAGGGCTCATGAAAATGACAGCCAGATAAGTGAAGTTCTGGACGTGAAAGCACAGGTTAAAGATGTTAAAGCAATCATTGTAGATGGTGGTGTGGAAATCAATGGAGTACTCAATATAGACTGCCTTTATAATGTTGAAGAAGTTGATGAAGATCATGAAGAATCATATTTAAGTATATATCAGCAGAATGCCAGAATAGAGTTTGAGAATTTTATTGATATACCGGAAGCAAAGTCGGGGATGAATATTTTCTTAAATATTCGCGTAGCTGATATAACTTATGAAGTTTTGGAAACAGATATGTTAGAGGTTGCTGTTACTTTAATCAAATATTGTGCTGTCAGTGATATTAGGGATATCAAATGTATTACCGGAATCAGTGGACTTCCTAAAGAAGAGATCGTTGAAGAACAACTTAGATTAGAAGAATGGATTGGCGATGAAACAATTCGGGCAACCGTAGCAAAGGAGGTAGATTTTAATTACGATTTTCATGAAATGGATGAAGTTTTAGCTATAGTAGGAGAAATTGTTAAGACAGAGTATAAGACCATGGAAAATGCGGTAACCTGTGAAGGAGTTATAGAGGTTAGTATTCTTTATCGTTCTAATGATGATGAGGAAAAACTACACTATTTAGATGAACGGATTGAATTTAATCATACTCTCGACCTTTATGGAGTAGAACCGGGTATGATTGTTTATGGTAATTATAAACTTACTGAACTAAGTGTTCAAAAAATGGCAAATGATAAAATTCGCATTGTCGGGCAAGTTGAATGTTATGCCAAAGTAACTAGACCGCGCCGCTTAACCGTAGTTACAGATATTCTAAATGATATGTTTGATACCGAAAGGGTTACTGTATTGATAGAAGAAATGATTGGACAGAATCGGGTAAGGGATTCTATTGTTCATAGGATAAATGTTCCACCAACTAGACCTGATGTTAAAGGGGTTCTCCAATGTTATAGTCGAATTAAAGATTTAACCAGTATGGTCAATGATGGGGGTGTGGTAGTAGAAGGAAGTATAGAAGGCACTGCATATTACACCGCAGAAGAGGATTACTGTAACGGTGAAGTGACTGTTTGTTTAAAAGATTACTTTGATTTTGACAATTATATTTCTATTGAAGATTGTGAAGAAGGAATGGATGTTTATGTTGAGGTTGAAGTTAAACGTACTTCCTGTCAGGTCTTAAACGACCGGACCCTGGAAATGAATGTTCTCTTAGAAAAATGTGTTAAAGTAACAAGTATGGTTGAAATTGAATGTGTAACAGATCTGGTAGAGATTTCACCTATAGTAGAGGAACCGTGTCCGCCTTCTTACATAGTTTATGTAGTACAAAAGGGCGATACCCTCTGGAAAATTGCCCGGCGTTATAAAGTAAATCTGGAGTCTTTAATTGAGTTTAACAATATAGAAAATCCTGACAAACTGGAAGTCGGTCAAAAAATCTGTATTCCGAAAGCCCTAATTGGTGCTAAAGGCTAA